In the genome of Quercus robur chromosome 3, dhQueRobu3.1, whole genome shotgun sequence, one region contains:
- the LOC126717576 gene encoding phosphoenolpyruvate carboxylase kinase 2-like, with product MCETLKNNYQLCEEIGRGKFGTISRCFHPIKSEVFACKTIDKRSLTDQTDRECLENEPKIMTLLSPHPNIVQLFDVFENEDSLSIVMELCEPFTLYDKIIQRPFSEHEASLYMKQLLEAISYCHKLGVVHRDIKPDNLLFDSRNNLKVADFGSAVWLPEGNCTESGVVGTPYYVAPEVLMGRDYNHKVDVWSCGVILYIMLAGVPPFYGESVSEIFEAVLRGNLRFPTRIFRSVSSAAKDLLRKMICRDVSRRLSAEQALRHPWILNEGTSAIE from the coding sequence ATGTGTGAGACATTGAAGAACAACTACCAGCTTTGTGAAGAAATCGGCCGTGGCAAATTCGGCACCATTTCAAGATGTTTCCACCCGATCAAATCTGAGGTTTTTGCCTGCAAAACCATTGACAAACGCTCTCTTACCGATCAAACAGACCGTGAATGTCTTGAAAACGAGCCAAAGATCATGACCCTTCTTTCTCCACACCCCAACATTGTTCAACTCTTCGATGTCTTCGAAAACGAAGACTCTCTTAGCATAGTAATGGAGCTTTGCGAACCCTTTACTCTATACGACAAGATAATCCAAAGACCGTTCTCTGAACATGAAGCTTCATTGTATATGAAGCAACTTCTTGAAGCGATATCCTATTGTCACAAGCTTGGTGTTGTGCACAGAGATATCAAGCCTGATAACTTGTTGTTTGATTCAAGAAACAATCTGAAGGTTGCTGATTTTGGCTCTGCAGTATGGTTACCTGAAGGAAATTGCACGGAATCAGGTGTGGTGGGAACGCCATACTACGTTGCTCCTGAGGTTTTGATGGGAAGAGACTACAATCATAAAGTCGATGTGTGGAGCTGTGGAGTCATATTGTATATAATGTTAGCCGGGGTTCCTCCCTTTTATGGTGAGTCCGTGTCTGAGATTTTCGAGGCGGTTTTGAGGGGAAACTTGAGATTTCCTACGAGGATTTTCAGGTCAGTGTCTTCTGCAGCCAAGGACTTGTTGAGGAAGATGATTTGTAGGGATGTTTCAAGAAGGTTATCTGCAGAACAAGCCTTAA